In Coccidioides posadasii str. Silveira chromosome 4, complete sequence, one genomic interval encodes:
- a CDS encoding uncharacterized protein (EggNog:ENOG410PGVK~COG:S~BUSCO:3118at33183), whose amino-acid sequence MAHTEPRKLVNQQKGRQSDPPPKSHLKEDSSQNGRENVTTWYMKSWPRKSKAPAITEVARESISATNTHLSERTRSSTPVSRQSRTQSIDLMKKGRVSTRSLPADVTTTRINVASSRSSPVLGTSNDFSPATKPENGDDSAKEEALIPVTEIKNSAQTEEQNRWKESLETDEEPTKPDQPAEKGAQGNTATPQPGWFSWLSRSKDGADNSTTDENRQTTATGVTLTKSPIKIEPAPETEPETVNQLVADSEQDASKNMSVEPPTNTDSTSTTTPQKRSWLYMWAVSPATSQEANFGNGEPKLEKSQLVETNPAESSQQVMPDQAESMHATGPDVNATVNDATPVRDVARPTSWLFWSRERQDTGATPNTAQETSTESPGSTQQNNPEATVGPVDAQPAPAVSNLKSKNKGSSKSAKAVVVELGPEVLPESAKQPESSQAKKSHTPPNQVLPSFENTFPPQERPGIFQQLGRLIYYGKGPEPKHVLRVQDRPQIKKALAIGIHGYFPAPLIRNIIGQPTGTSVKFAMMAEKAILQWAATNNSPCQVEKIILEGEGRISERVDLLWKLLLNWIDHVRRADFIMVSCHSQGVPVATMLVAKLIAFGCISSARIGICAMAGVNLGPFPDYRSRWISGSAGELFDFADSKSKVSQDYLTALETVLDSGVKIAYIGSIDDQLVSLESSVFATISHPHICRAVFVDGRVHAPSFVSHLVGFCMKLRNLGISDHGLIRELSSPLAGSLYLGEGHSRLYDDDAVYQLAVRFALETTPAPSTKLEIHTVRLSNPSNPYILPFAMRGVLEEEYVRRELSEETIELLKQFDDWKPSTKVLKDVKFRLEGIRSKL is encoded by the exons ATGGCGCATACGGAGCCTCGGAAGCTGGTGAACCAACAAAAGGGCCGTCAGTCAGACCCACCTCCGAAATCTCATTTAAAAGAGGACTCTTCACAGAATGGGCGCGAAAATGTGACC ACGTGGTACATGAAGTCCTGGCCTCGGAAGTCCAAGGCACCAGCGATAACGGAGGTTGCGCGCGAGAGCATTTCGGCAACGAATACACATCTATCGGAACGGACTCGATCTAGTACACCTGTGTCGCGACAATCGAGGACCCAATCCATAGACCTTATGAAGAAGGGTAGAGTGTCAACAAGGTCACTTCCCGCCGATGTTACTACTACGAGAATCAATGTTGCTTCCAGTAGATCGTCACCTGTGCTGGGAACGTCCAATGACTTCTCGCCGGCTACCAAACCTGAAAATGGGGACGATAGCGCTAAAGAGGAGGCTCTGATCCCTGTGACCGAGATAAAGAATAGCGCACAAACAGAAGAGCAAAATAGATGGAAGGAAAGTCTCGAGACTGACGAAGAACCGACGAAACCAGATCAGCCAGCAGAGAAAGGCGCGCAAGGAAATACGGCAACTCCACAACCTGGATGGTTCAGTTGGCTTTCACGTAGCAAAGATGGGGCGGATAATTCTACCACTGATGAAAACAGGCAAACCACAGCAACCGGTGTCACGTTAACTAAATCCCCGATAAAGATTGAGCCTGCCCCTGAGACAGAGCCAGAGACTGTAAATCAGTTGGTAGCTGATTCAGAACAAGATGCAAGCAAGAATATGAGTGTGGAGCCTCCTACGAATACGGACAGCACTTCGACCACCACACCTCAAAAAAGATCTTGGTTATATATGTGGGCAGTGAGTCCTGCCACTTCTCAAGAAGCGAATTTTGGAAATGGGGAACCCAAATTAGAAAAAAGCCAATTAGTCGAGACGAACCCAGCAGAGTCATCGCAGCAGGTGATGCCGGACCAGGCAGAAAGTATGCATGCGACGGGACCTGACGTGAATGCTACTGTCAATGATGCTACCCCGGTACGAGACGTTGCCAGACCAACCAGCTGGCTTTTTTGGTCTAGAGAAAGACAAGATACGGGAGCTACGCCGAACACCGCGCAAGAAACCTCCACAGAATCACCTGGGTCAACACAGCAGAATAACCCGGAAGCTACAGTGGGCCCGGTAGATGCCCAACCAGCTCCCGCTGTATCAAATCTAAAGTCAAAAAATAAGGGCTCTTCAAAATCCGCAAAGGCTGTTGTGGTGGAACTAGGCCCTGAAGTTCTGCCTGAATCGGCTAAACAGCCTGAGTCTTCGCAAGCAAAGAAGTCCCATACTCCCCCCAATCAAGTATTACCTTCGTTTGAAAACACTTTCCCCCCACAAGAGCGGCCCGGCATATTTCAGCAACTAGGACGCTTAATTTATTATGGCAAGGGCCCGGAACCGAAACATGTTTTACGTGTGCAGGATCGGCCTCAGATTAAGAAGGCACTGGCTATCGGTATTCATGGCTACTTTCCCGCTCCGTTGATAAGAAATATCATTGGTCAACCCACAGGAACATCAGTCAAATTCGCGATGATGGCAGAAAAGGCCATCCTACAATGGGCCGCAACTAATAATTCACCATGCCAAGTTGAAAAGATCATACTCGAAGGCGAGGGCCGTATATCTGAACGGGTGGATCTACTATGGAAACTACTACTCAACTGGATCGACCATGTCAGGAGAGCTGATTTTATTATGGTATCATGCCATAGCCAGGGAGTACCTGTGGCAACGATGCTTGTAGCCAAATTAATTGCTTTTGGCTGCATTAGCTCTGCACGTATAGGCATCTGCGCAATGGCCGGGGTTAATCTCGGTCCGTTCCCAGACTATAGGTCAAGGTGGATAAGTGGCTCTGCTGGTGAATTGTTCGATTTTGCCGACTCGAAAAGCAAGGTTTCCCAGGACTATCTGACAGCACTTGAAACTGTGCTCGATTCCGGAGTCAAAATAGCGTACATAGGTAGTATTGATGATCAGCTGGTGTCCCTAGAG TCGTCTGTTTTCGCAACCATTTCCCATCCTCATATTTGCCGCGCCGTATTTGTGGACGGTAGGGTACATGCGCCAAGTTT TGTATCACATTTAGTTGGCTTCTGTATGAAGCTGCGTAACCTCGGAATATCCGATCACGGCCTTATCCGTGAACTCAGCTCCCCATTGGCAGGAAGTTTATACTTAGGAGAAGGACACTCTCGCCTCTACGATGACGATGCGGTTTACCA ACTCGCTGTCCGATTCGCGCTCGAAACAACACCTGCTCCCAGTACGAAACTGGAAATACATACCGTTCGTCTATCGAACCCCTCGAATCCTTATATTCTCCCTTTTGCCATGCGAGGTGTCCTGGAGGAAGAATACGTTCGGAGAGAATTATCCGAAGAAACAATCGAACTTCTAAAACAATTTGATGACTGGAAACCATCTACCAAGGTATTGAAGGATGTAAAATTTAGATTGGAAGGGATCCGGTCGAAGCTGTGA
- the SPB1 gene encoding AdoMet-dependent rRNA methyltransferase spb1 (EggNog:ENOG410PIIN~COG:A~BUSCO:3059at33183) encodes MAIQKKHGKGRLDKWYKLAKEKGYRARAAFKLIQLNKKYGFLEKSKVLLDLCAAPGSWCQVAAECMPTESLIVGVDLAPIKPIPRVITFQSDITTDKCRATIRQHLKTWKADTVLHDGAPNVGTAWVQDAFSQAELALQSLKLATEFLVAGGTFVTKVFRSKDYNSLLWVFKQLFTSVEATKPPSSRNVSAEIFVVCRGFKAPKRMDPKFLDPRHVFAELQDPTPNNEAKVFNPEKKKRKREGYEEGDYTQHKEIPVTEFINTTDPIAILGTYNTLSFHQSPSGDLALATLERLPETTDEIRNCCEDLKVLGKKEFRTLLRWRLKVREQFGLAVKKGAKKAEESEEVAEIEPMDEELAIQEEMQRLQEHESSRKKKERRRENERKQKEIVRLQMHMITPTDIGMEQSGPMGEGAMFSIKPITREGATRNITSGKMVDVQSEEDEESSATSDVASDDEEDRLERELDAMYEKYQEDREERDSKLRAKKARKGLETEEWEGFSESDKESDRLSDDDEDAPQAQPGILRNGQANGLSNKAALFFDQDLFQGLGNEDDEEDEEGREAERKQNLSEQDEESDDDNDSEDYETTDNESKMSVDSLPATKKQSGRSSKPNIEGFEEQKDDPRTKEGKLDIDIITAEAMALAQQMATGEKTSADVVDDGFNKYAFRDIDGLPEWFLDDENKHSKPLRPITAAAAAAIREKMRAINARPIKKVREAKGRKKFKEAQRLEKLKKKSALLAEDEGVSERDKAQTIARMMARATKKKPKQNVKLVVAKGGNRGISGRPRGVKGKYKIVDARLKKDVRAQKRLAKKRNK; translated from the exons ATGGCTATCCAGAAAAAG CATGGCAAGGGTCGCTTGGACAAGTGGTATAAGCTTGCCAAAGAGAAAGGCTATAGAGCTCGAGCAGCCTTCAAATTAATCCAACTTAATAAAAAATACGGTTTCCTTGAGAAGAGCAAAGTACTTCTTGATCTTTGCGCAGCACCTGGT TCATGGTGTCAAGTGGCTGCGGAATGTATGCCCACAGAGTCTCTTATTGTCGGAGTTGACCTCGCGCCAATTAAACCGATACCTCGAGTGATCACCTTTCAAAGCGACATCACCACGGATAAATGTCGTGCGACAATCCGGCAACATTTGAAAACCTGGAAAGCGGATACGGTTCTTCACGACGGAGCTCCCAATGTTGGTACTGCTTGGGTTCAAGATGCTTTCTCCCAGGCCGAATTAGCCCTACAGTCGTTGAAACTCGCAACGGAATTTTTGGTTGCCGGCGGAACATTCGTTACAAAGGTCTTTAGATCGAAGGATTACAATTCATTGTTGTGGGTATTTAAGCAATTGTTTACTTCTGTCGAAGCAACGAAACCCCCGTCCTCAAGAAATGTTTCTGCGGAAATTTTCGTTGTATGCCGGGGATTTAAAGCACCGAAGCGCATGGACCCGAAATTCCTGGATCCCAGACACGTTTTTGCGGAATTGCAAGATCCCACGCCGAACAATGAAGCGAAGGTATTCAACccggagaagaaaaagagaaagagagagggtTATGAAGAGGGAGATTACACACAGCATAAAGAAATTCCCGTCACAGAATTCATTAACACTACCGACCCAATCGCAATCCTCGGAACGTATAATACATTGAGTTTTCATCAATCTCCAAGTGGTGATCTTGCTTTGGCAACCCTTGAACGACTTCCTGAGACCACAGACGAAATTCGAAATTGCTGCGAGGATCTCAAAGTTTTAGGAAAAAAGGAATTCCGAACTCTCTTAAGATGGCGTCTAAAGGTGCGAGAGCAGTTTGGGCTGGCGGTCAAAAAGGGGGCCAAGAAGGCAGAGGAATCAGAAGAGGTTGCTGAAATCGAGCCCATGGATGAAGAGCTCGCTATCCAAGAAGAAATGCAGCGATTACAGGAACACGAGTCAtcgaggaaaaagaaagaacgCCGAAGAGAAAACGAACGGaagcaaaaagaaatagTACGGCTACAAATGCACATGATCACGCCAACGGACATTGGTATGGAGCAGAGTGGACCGATGGGGGAGGGAGCGATGTTCTCTATAAAACCTATCACTCGAGAGGGAGCGACGAGAAATATTACGAGTGGAAAGATGGTTGATGTTCAGAgcgaggaagatgaagaaagtTCGGCTACAAGCGATGTGGCGAgtgatgatgaggaggaccGCCTTGAACGAGAACTAGATGCAATGTACGAAAAGTATCAAGAAGATCGCGAAGAGCGCGATTCAAAATTACGGGCCAAGAAAGCTCGCAAGGGCTTAGAGACGGAGGAGTGGGAAGGATTTTCAGAATCTGATAAAGAAAGTGATAGGTTAAGTGACGATGATGAGGACGCCCCTCAAGCGCAACCTGGCATTCTTAGAAATGGTCAAGCAAATGGTCTTTCTAACAAAGCGGCGTTATTTTTTGATCAGGATTTATTCCAAGGTCTTGGCAATGAGGACgatgaggaagatgaagagggaAGGGAAGCAGAGAGGAAGCAGAATCTATCGGAACAAGATGAGGAGAGTGATGATGACAATGATTCCGAAGATTACGAAACAACTGACAACGAGAGCAAAATGTCTGTGGATTCCCTTCCGGCGACAAAGAAGCAGAGTGGCCGTTCTTCCAAACCAAATATAGAAGGGTTCGAAGAACAAAAAGATGATCCTCGCACGAAGGAAGGTAAACTCG ATATCGACATCATCACTGCCGAAGCCATGGCACTCGCCCAGCAGATGGCCACAGGCGAGAAAACTTCCGCCGATGTCGTCGACGATGGTTTCAACAAGTATGCATTCAGAGATATTGATGGTCTGCCCGAATGGTTCCTTGATGATGAAAACAAACATTCCAAACCTCTCCGACCTATAACAGCCGCCGCCGCTGCCGCAATCCGCGAAAAGATGCGTGCTATCAACGCTCGGCCAATCAAGAAAGTCCGTGAAGCAAAGGGCaggaaaaaattcaaagaaGCTCAGCGATTAGAAAAACTGAAGAAAAAATCCGCGCTTTTGGCAGAAGACGAGGGTGTGAGTGAGAGAGACAAAGCACAGACCATTGCGAGAATGATGGCAAGGGCGACAAAGAAGAAGCCCAAACAGAACGTGAAGTTAGTCGTAGCAAAAGGTGGTAACAGAGGAATTTCAGGCCGGCCAAGGGGCGTCAAGGGCAAATATAAGATTGTGGATGCGAGGTTGAAAAAGGATGTCAGGGCCCAGAAGAGGCTAGCCAAGAAGCGGAATAAGTAA
- a CDS encoding uncharacterized protein (BUSCO:352999at4751~EggNog:ENOG410PFIM~COG:U~BUSCO:13215at33183): MATRKKVLLKVIILGDSGVGKTSLMNQYVNKKYSASYKATIGADYLTKEVLVDDRLVTMQLWDTAGQERFQSLGVAFYRGADCCVLVYDVNNSKSFENLDSWRDEFLIQACPRDPESFPFVVLGNKVDVDESKRMISTKRASTYCQSKGNIPYFETSAKEAINVEQAFEVIAKVALTQEESEEFNGDFTDPINIHLDNDRDTCAC; this comes from the exons ATGGCAACGCGGAAGAAGGTCCTTCTGAAG GTGATCATCCTCGGAGATAGCGGTGTCGGCAAAACTAGTCTTATGAACCAATAT GTAAACAAGAAATATAGTGCTAGTTACAAAGCTACCATCGGCGCGGACTACCTGACGAAGGAAGTTCTAGTTGACGATCGATTGGTAACTATGCAG CTTTGGGACACTGCCGGACAAGAAAGATTCCAGTCACTAGGTGTCGCCTTTTATCGAGGAGCAGATTGCTGCGTGTTGGTATACGATGTCAACAATTCCAAGAGTTTCGAGAACCTTGATAGTTGGCGGGATGAGTTTCTTATCCAGGCTTGTCCCAGGGACCCTGAGAGCTTCCCATTC GTTGTGCTTGGAAACAAAGTCGATGTTGACGAGTCCAAACGGATGATATCCACCAAACGAGCGTCAACGTATTGTCAATCTAAGGGAAACATTCCATATTTCGAGACGAGCGCCAAAGAAGCTATTAATGTAGAGCAAGCATTCGAAG TTATTGCAAAGGTTGCTCTTACGCAAGAGGAATCAGAAGAATTCAATGGCGATTTCACGGACCCGATCAACATCCATCTCGACAACGACCGCGATACCTGCGCATGTTAA
- a CDS encoding uncharacterized protein (EggNog:ENOG410PR3K~COG:U~BUSCO:15651at33183) — translation MSNWREEYYTALGVRDEREKANESLYDAYTRLADRTSKLETANSLPPTPTIPNPPQSPSTATPKKLGRRDTPPIQPPSVPDALAAARKDLAEAQRSRTELLVRLKRTTEDLENAKKKATVDNKKILDLSVERTQLQQRLRDRDEELRGKAKLLDDVQDELVSLNLQFNMSEDRAKKLEKENKELIDRWMARMGLEAEAMNKASKFS, via the exons ATGTCCAATTGGAGGGAAGAGTACTATACCGCCCTTGGAGTCCGCGATGAGCGGGAAAAAGCGAATGAGTCGCTCTATGATGCCT ATACCCGCCTTGCCGACCGCACCAGCAAACTAGAAACTGCCAATTCTCTCCCTCCCACTCCTACGATCCCAAATCCGCCGCAATCCCCCTCCACAGCCACTCCTAAGAAACTAGGCAGGCGTGACACACCTCCTATACAGCCTCCAAGTGTTCCCGATGCTTTGGCTGCCGCGCGCAAGGACCTTGCTGAGGCGCAACGTTCGCGCACAGAGCTCCTAGTCCGATTAAAAAGGACGACAGAGGACCTGGAAAACGCAAAGAAGAAGGCCACTGTCGATAACAAGAAGATTTTGGATCTATCAGTGGAACGAACACAGTTGCAGCAGCGGCTCAGGGATAGAGACGAAGAACTTCGAGGAAAGGCGAAGCTATTGGAT GATGTCCAAGATGAACTCGTATCACTTAATTTGCAATTTAATATGTCAGAAGACCGAGCAAAAAAGTTGGAAAAGGAGAATAAAGAACTAATCGACCGGTGGATGGCGAGAATGGGCCTGGAAGCCGAAGCCATGAATAAAGCGTCGAAATTCTCATGA
- a CDS encoding uncharacterized protein (EggNog:ENOG410PGJD~COG:E,G~TransMembrane:10 (i56-75o95-113i184-203o209-231i243-261o281-301i313-337o349-372i379-399o405-422i)~BUSCO:9993at33183), producing the protein MALLEATAGETGTSAHAGHAAEEAVASHGVNQEFPSQETAYQPCGKPTVRRSPFGGIARHTLGVLLLLIVVFLWTTSNFLASTIFADNTYSKPFFVTYLNTAVFTLPLIPYALRRGFQWWKETRANADVSHQAEDGPLEEESHPFLSSENEPGIRHDAPGNPSASADGLPRCSKEVREKLDFRATARLSLQFCLLWFAANYFAYACLQYTTVGSTTILTSTSGVWTLIFGATLGVEKFTARKLFGVIASLTGIIIISRVDLSGSNDENRGSFPYKSPAEIAIGDAMAAFSAILYGVYIIVMKKRVGDESRASMALFFGLVGLWNTFIMWPGFFILHFTGLEPFAWPDSHLTWTIIRTNAIVSLASDICWAYAMLLTTPLVVTVGLSMTIPLSLIAQIFIHGQYSTVLYWIGAAIVFLSFIFVNHESKTEAE; encoded by the exons ATGGCGCTCCTGGAGGCTACGGCTGGGGAGACTGGAACCTCTGCTCATGCGGGCCACGCCGCTGAAGAAGCTGTTGCATCCCATGGCGTGAATCAAGAGTTTCCTTCTCAAGAGACTGCATACCAACCGTGCGGGAAACCCACCGTCAGGCGCTCACCGTTCGGAGGCATCGCGAGGCATACACTAGGCGTGCTCCTCCTACTGATTGTCGTATTTTTATGGACCACATCGAATTTCCTTGCCAGT ACGATCTTCGCGGATAATACCTATTCCAAGCCCTTCTTCGTGACGTATCTCAACACTGCAGTGTTCACCTTACCACTTATCCCATATGCATTACGCAGAGGTTTCCAGTGGTGGAAAGAAACGAGGGCAAACGCGGATGTCTCACACCAAGCAGAGGATGGACCATTAGAAGAAGAATCGCATCCATTTCTGAGCTCGGAGAATGAGCCCGGTATTAGACACGATGCTCCTGGCAATCCATCAGCGTCTGCAGATGGGCTACCTCGGTGTAGCAAGGAAGTTCGCGAAAAATTGGATTTCCGGGCGACTGCGCGATTAAGTCTCCAATTCTGCCTCTTATGG TTTGCA GCGAACTATTTCGCGTACGCATGCCTGCAGTATACCACGGTTGGGAGCACAACGATTTTAACATCGACAAGTG GGGTATGGACTCTGATTTTCGGGGCAACACTCGGTGTAGAGAAGTTTACAGCGCGTAAACTTTTCGGCGTCATTGCCTCTCTGACGggaattattattatctcCAGGGTTGATTTATCTGGATCCAACGATGAAAATCGTGGCTCTTTTCCCTACAAGTCCCCAGCTGAGATAGCTATCGGTGATGCAATGGCTGCGTTTAGTGCCATATTATATGGTGTTTACATTATAGTGATGAAGAAGCGGGTAGGCGATGAAAGCCGGGCGAGCATGGCCCTGTTTTTCGGGTTGGTTGGCCTTTGGAATACTTTTATTATGTGGCCCGGGTTTTTTATCTTGCACTTTACGGGACTAGAACCGTTTGCATGGCCTGACTCACACTTAACATGGACGATAATCCGG ACTAATGCGATTGTATCGCTGGCTTCGGATATCTGCTGGGCCTATGCTATGCTTCTCACTACGCCATTGGTTGTGACAGTAGGACTCAGCATGACAATCCCTTTGTCCCTTATTGCCCAGATTTTCATCCATGGCCAATATTCGACCGTGCTTTATTGGATAGGCGCAGCGATCGTCTTTCTGTCTTTCATTTTTGTAAACCATGAGAGCAAGACTGAAGCAGAGTGA
- a CDS encoding uncharacterized protein (EggNog:ENOG410YH6S~COG:S), whose product MPAKLRIQPLPKPDPAQKEKSSPSQKTSKLIHGPPRLSLINLLVKFGSAVEIEEALCLRMIRKTFCDKIPVPEVYGWKVHNGCVEQDPKDPFIGSIARQHLHDYVFETMSWKGPFKNVRKFNDWFSSLPQHWLPESRKYRDPYRDYLPDNGTIKLTHVDLHHGNILISPTRPPRIIALIDWAHAGWYPEYWEYCKALYTSHYEGEWRNV is encoded by the exons ATGCCCGCTAAACTACGAATTCAACCCCTACCGAAGCCCGACCCGGCCCAGAAGGAG AAGTCATCGCCCTCTCAAAAGACTTCAAAACTGATCCACGGCCCGCCCCGGTTAAGTTTGATCAACCTTCTTGTCAAGTTTGGTTCAGCTGTGGAGATTGAAGAAGCCCTATGCCTACGCATGATTCGAAAGACCTTCTGTGACAAGATACCTGTCCCAGAGGTGTATGGCTGGAAAGTTCACAACGGCTGT GTTGAACAAGATCCAAAGGATCCATTTATTG GATCCATCGCTCGTCAACATTTACATGACTATGTATTTGAAACTATGTCCTGGAAGGGACCTTTTAAAAATGTGAGAAAATTCAACGACTGGTTCTCTTCACTGCCTCAGCACTGGCTTCCTGAATCACGCAAATATCGGGACCCCTATCGTGACTACTTGCCAGACAATGGAACCATCAAGCTGACTCATGTGGACTTGCATCATGGTAACATTTTAATCTCGCCAACACGTCCCCCGCGTATTATTGCTCTCATTGATTGGGCCCATGCTGGTTGGTACCCAGAATACTGGGAGTATTGCAAGGCTCTGTACACATCACATTATGAGGGAGAGTGGCGTAATGTTTGA
- a CDS encoding uncharacterized protein (EggNog:ENOG410PJYR~COG:T) yields the protein MDGDESGWEMSDNEVYKGDDTLASPHCTTASGRSNFLEVPGNGMTSSSNYSTAPRRPKTRHSAISPTGHADVQPSIDSHSPLNSEFESTNIHPERVIFNGYLLYLRNKKWVRQWKKFWVVLRVGKLAFYKNEQEYSAIKIISIDEVIDAADIDPISRSKVFCFQIITEDTRYRFCALDEAALGKWLGSLKFVLTRALGAPRCQPSSSDVPDSSLEMR from the coding sequence ATGGACGGGGACGAGAGTGGATGGGAGATGTCGGACAATGAGGTATACAAAGGCGACGACACTTTGGCCTCGCCACATTGCACCACAGCATCCGGAAGATCAAATTTCCTTGAGGTGCCCGGCAACGGCATGACGTCGTCCTCGAATTACTCCACAGCTCCTCGGAGGCCAAAGACGCGTCATTCAGCAATATCGCCAACAGGCCATGCCGACGTCCAACCATCAATTGACAGCCATAGCCCTTTAAATAGTGAATTTGAATCAACAAATATTCACCCGGAGCGTGTGATATTCAATGGATATCTCTTGTATCTCAGAAACAAGAAATGGGTTCGGCAGTGGAAAAAGTTTTGGGTTGTTCTTCGGGTGGGCAAACTAGCATTCTATAAGAATGAACAGGAGTATTCGGCAATTAAGATAATTTCCATTGACGAGGTGATCGATGCCGCCGATATCGACCCGATTTCCCGATCCAAAGTGTTCTGCTTCCAAATTATCACCGAAGACACTAGGTATAGGTTTTGCGCCCTCGACGAAGCTGCCCTTGGGAAATGGCTCGGCTCGTTGAAATTTGTGTTGACAAGAGCTCTCGGAGCGCCGCGCTGTCAACCCTCTAGTTCAGATGTTCCAGACTCTTCCCTGGAAATGCGATGA
- the DOT1 gene encoding Nucleosomal histone H3-Lys79 methylase (EggNog:ENOG410PN9X~COG:B~BUSCO:5476at33183) produces the protein MSFFDHLQKKGVGAIQAQKVQIRKVERKPSKVVSSLSLSSIAKPQPRLDTVSKPVAARRSASSASKPARHPQPRSRPPSRKRNTIEPTLFGSSEESDTDVSLDLRITKRARVSSSVEPDLHRRVRDTDAFSDEAAFDMIHAADVISSKKSLGFNNAFGIEDGPIIVELQYPGAPQKERYQLVVPRDNDGFKPLDDIVQLLEIVSQNYIPEEHLAFFEDESNGLLRRLRRALSNTSLTDFLDGVKSYNETIQRLHQDGSISRHLDSKHALALPLVERILTQVYSRTVSPRVDSLRQYENGSDNVYGELLPRLVSKIFAETRLKSDQVFVDLGSGVGNVVLQAALEIGCESWGCEMMQNACDLAELQEKEFKTRCRLWGLQPGQTHLKRGDFLEVDSVGKILQKADVVLINNQAFTPELNHKLVNYFLDMKEGCQIVSLKSFVPAGHRIQSRNLNSPINLLSVKQKQYWSDSVSWTNAAGTYFIATKDSSRLKAFLESST, from the exons ATGAGCTTCTTTGATCATCTCCAGAAGAAAGGTGTTGGGGCAATCCAGGCGCAAAAGGTCCAGATTCGCAAAGTAGAGCGCAAACCATCTAAAGTGGTATCCTCCTTGTCCTTATCCTCGATTGCGAAGCCGCAACCGCGTCTAGATACTGTCTCAAAACCCGTTGCAGCCCGCAGATCCGCAAGCTCCGCAAGCAAGCCTGCACGTCATCCTCAACCGAGATCGAGGCCGCCTTCGCGCAAAAGGAACACTATTGAGCCAACTCTTTTCGGTAGTAGCGAGGAGAGCGATACGGATGTGTCTCTAGACCTTCGGATAACCAAGAGGGCAAGGGTTAGCTCCAGCGTTGAGCCGGATTTACACCGTCGCGTTCGGGATACAGATGCATTTTCCGATGAAGCCGCATTTGATATGATACATGCTGCAGATGTTATTTCGTCTAAAAAATCTCTAGGTTTTAATAATGCCTTCGGGATCGAGGATGGTCCAATCATTGTGGAGTTACAATATCCTGGAGCTCCACAGAAAGAGAG ATATCAGCTGGTAGTGCCTCGTGACAACGATGGATTCAAACCCCTTGACGATATTGTCCAGCTGTTAGAAATTGTCTCGCAGAACTACATTCCCGAAGAACACCTAGCGTTTTTTGAAGACGAATCGAATGGTCTGCTACGACGCTTGCGTCGTGCGTTGAGCAATACGTCTTTAACGGACTTTTTAGATGGAGTCAAAAGCTACAATGAAACCATCCAAAGACTTCACCAGGACGGATCGATTTCTAGACATTTGGATTCTAAACACGCGTTGGCGCTTCCATTAGTCGAGAGGATCTTGACACAGGTGTATTCGCGGACGGTTTCGCCTCGAGTAGATTCTCTGCGCCAATATGAGAACGGCTCTGACAACGTTTATGGTGAATTATTGCCGCGGCTTGTCTCAAAGATTTTCGCCGAAACCCGTTTGAAGTCAGATCAAGTATTCGTCGACTTAGGGTCGGGAGTTGGAAATGTCGTTCTTCAGGCAGCTTTGGAAATCGGGTGTGAGAGCTGGGGCTGTGAGATGATGCAAAACGCCTGTGACCTGGCAGAACTCCAAGAAAAGGAATTCAAAACCCGTTGCCGTCTGTGGGGTCTGCAACCTGGCCAGACACACCTGAAAAGAGGTGATTTTCTCGAAGTTGATAGCGTTGGCAAAATTCTCCAGAAGGCCGACGTGGTTCTTATCAACAACCAAGCCTTCACCCCAGAATTAAACCACAAATTGGTAAACTACTTCCTCGATATGAAAGAAGGCTGCCAGATTGTATCGCTCAAGTCCTTTGTTCCTGCAGGACATCGGATACAATCTAGGAATTTGAATTCGCCTATTAATCTGCTTTCGGTCAAGCAAAAGCAGTACTGGTCTGACAGTGTCAGCTGGACCAATGCCGCAGGAACATATTTTATTGCAACCAAGGATAGTTCCCGACTGAAAGCCTTTTTAGAGTCATCGACGTGA